In a genomic window of Cyprinus carpio isolate SPL01 chromosome A10, ASM1834038v1, whole genome shotgun sequence:
- the LOC122146447 gene encoding zona pellucida-like domain-containing protein 1 — MTPQFTRSHRQRIPKPTASMIQGSRSTNTRKDILLNIFLLLLATNLDKSFQLVLSDCGSEYRRPEYTDISVDCGTEYINVAIKFCPVMYTGYNESELILNNVKNNPDCRATLDTTVLPPMARFRFPINSTNACGSNFVTIRSIGTGVFSDFSNIEMVNISGTVQSKDITTGTVTYNAELKYYYSCAYPLEYLINNTRMDVSSSSIAVKDNNGSFISTLRLRLFKDINYTQPLIMPTLGIELRTNVYVQVEATNLTSQYFVLLDRCYASISTTPTTTNFFNLFVPCGSDQFTKMLVNGEMQLARFSFPAFRFTEQQNQTVSTYYLHCITRLCEISTCSTFKQCSKRKRRDVVPLTTTPSPNGVTEATTITSPAIVIRSENVVATKEEEVTISTKKPSDISVGLGLAVGILAFACIITIVMGAVFYKRHWHNAPSKMPR; from the exons ATGACTCCACagttcacaagatctcacaggcAGAGGATACCCAAACCAACCGCAAGCATGATCCAAG GTTCACGTTCAACAAACACCAGGAAAGATATTCTCCTCAACATCTTCCTCTTACTTCTAGCTACAAATTTAGACAAAAGCTTCCAGTTAGTGCTGAGTGACTGCGGATCAGAATACAGACGTCCAg AGTACACAGACATCTCTGTAGACTGTGGAACGGAGTACATCAATGTGGCTATCAAATTCTGTCCTGTCATGTACACCGGCTACAACGAATCAGAGCTAATCCTCAACAACGTCAAGAATAACCCAGATTGCAGGGCGACCCTCGATACTACAGTCTTACCTCCCATGGCCCGATTTAGGTTCCCGATTAACTCAACCAATGCCTGTGGCAGCAACTTTGTT ACAATAAGGAGTATAGGGACAGGAGTATTCTCTGACTTCTCCAACATCGAGATGGTCAACATCAGTGGAACTGTACAATCGAAAGACATCACAACAGGCACTGTGACGTATAACGCTGAGCTAAAGTACTACTACTCGTGCGCCTATCCTCTGGAGTACCTGATCAACAACACTCGGATGGATGT GTCGTCCTCCTCAATTGCAGTAAAAGACAACAATGGCAGTTTCATCAGCACTCTGAGACTCAGACTCTTCAAA GACATAAACTACACCCAGCCTCTTATCATGCCTACCCTTGGTATTGAGCTGAGGACAAATGTGTATGTGCAAGTGGAGGCCACCAACTTGACCTCCCA GTACTTTGTGCTGCTGGACAGATGCTACGCCTCCATTTCCACTACACCCACCACCACAAACTTCTTCAACCTCTTTGTGCC CTGCGGCAGTGATCAGTTTACTAAAATGCTGGTGAATGGGGAAATGCAGCTTGCTCGGTTCTCGTTTCCGGCCTTCCGCTTTACAGAGCAGCAGAACCAGACAGTATCGACATACTATCTGCACTGCATCACAAGACTGTGTGAAATATCAACCTGCAGTACATTTAAG CAATGTAGCAAACGAAAAAGGAGAGACGTAGTGCCTTTGACCACCACTCCTTCTCCAAATGGAGTCACAGAAGCCACCACCATCACATCACCAGCCATCGTCATACGCTCAGAAAACG tggtGGCAACAAAAGAGGAAG AAGTCACAATCAGCACGAAAAAACCTTCAGACATCTCTGTGGGTCTCGGCCTGGCTGTGGGCATCCTGGCATTCGCCTGCATCATTACCATAGTAATGGGAGCAGTTTTCTACAAGAGACACTGGCACAACGCACCTTCAAAAATGCCCCGGTGA
- the LOC109071640 gene encoding LOW QUALITY PROTEIN: zona pellucida-like domain-containing protein 1 (The sequence of the model RefSeq protein was modified relative to this genomic sequence to represent the inferred CDS: substituted 1 base at 1 genomic stop codon) has translation MERLCVILLLACKTFIVDAQFNGFNCDANFHSRFPAERDISVYCGVQTITMKINFCPVLFSGYTDTDLALNGRHGDAHCRGFINNNTFPTVVLFSISLSTLEACGNSLVVSTAQGPNAYGNLSLVQIGNIAGYIDTPDPPTVISYLPGLLYKFSCSYPLEYLVNNTQLASXSAAAISVKDSNGTFVSTLNLLLYNDSTYVHHLAIPVSGLTLKTRVFAAVKATNLDRRWNVLMDYCYTTPSGNPNDELRYDLFFGCDKDPQTTVFENGKSQMGRFSFEVFRFVKHKNQKMSTVFLHCVTKLCRSDDCPLLLPICGKRKKRNVSERTAVASDNAVMTAGPIITRSDETPSNNSQLAQLNSPPFKMNSATSALISAIAILAVMSMCFFILSMSLLRGKYMPPTPLSGTHNPAFS, from the exons ATGGAACGTTTGTGTGTGATTCTTTTGCTTGCATGTAAAACTTTTATAGTGGATGCGCAATTCAATGGGTTCAACTGTGATGCCAACTTCCACAGCCGCTTTCCCG CTGAGCGGGACATCAGCGTGTATTGTGGAGTGCAAACCATAACAATGAAGATTAATTTTTGCCCGGTGCTTTTTTCTGGCTACACCGACACTGACCTGGCGCTGAACGGGCGTCACGGCGATGCCCACTGCCGAGGGTTCATCAACAACAACACGTTCCCAACGGTCGTGCTGTTCAGCATCAGTCTCAGCACGCTGGAGGCTTGCGGAAACTCACTTGTG GTCTCCACGGCTCAGGGGCCCAACGCCTATGGGAATCTCTCCTTGGTCCAGATTGGGAATATAGCAGGATACATTGACACTCCGGATCCCCCGACGGTCATCAGCTACCTACCAGGACTTCTTTACAAGTTCAGTTGTAGTTACCCTCTGGAATACCTGGTCAACAACACACAGCTTGCTTCGTAA TCAGCTGCAGCGATATCAGTGAAGGACAGCAATGGCACATTTGTGAGCACGCTAAATTTACTTCTATACAAC GATTCCACATACGTCCATCATCTTGCCATCCCAGTGTCTGGACTTACTCTGAAGACGCGAGTGTTTGCTGCAGTAAAAGCCACCAACCTAGATAGGAG GTGGAATGTTCTGATGGACTACTGTTACACAACTCCCTCTGGGAATCCTAATGATGAGCTCCGATACGACCTTTTCTTTGG ATGTGATAAGGACCCGCAGACAACAGTGTTTGAGAATGGGAAGAGCCAGATGGGCCGCTTCTCTTTCGAGGTGTTCCGCTTTGTCAAGCACAAGAACCAGAAAATGTCCACCGTCTTTCTGCACTGCGTGACCAAGCTGTGTCGCTCTGATGACTGTCCCCTGCTCTTGCCT ATCTGTGGTAAGAGGAAGAAAAGGAATGTGTCGGAAAGAACTGCCGTGGCTTCTGACAATGCAGTCATGACTGCGGGGCCCATCATCACCCGAAGTG ATGAAACTCCCAGCAATAATTCCCAACTAG CACAGTTAAACAGCCCTCCATTCAAAATGAATTCAGCGACGAGTGCCTTGATTTCTGCCATCGCGATCCTCGCCGTTATGAGCATGTGTTTCTTCATCCTGTCTATGTCACTGCTGAGAGGGAAATATATGCCACCAACACCTCTATCAGGAACTCACAACCCAGCGttcagctaa